The proteins below are encoded in one region of Brassica oleracea var. oleracea cultivar TO1000 unplaced genomic scaffold, BOL UnpScaffold01048, whole genome shotgun sequence:
- the LOC106320745 gene encoding uncharacterized protein At3g60930, chloroplastic-like, producing the protein MSSSFSFPRPTTTTDNLEDLYKVYGVDRAVVLDLTGATETPKTVRGGYCGAYRSFFHSCGLTFPIPEPVLEILAELGLFFTQILPNFLRHLIALLVRAREEGLPFGLGEFRHLVLVKRNKENPGTFLVSPRPGRHIIEDVPYRNEKWHEQFFVFNVDRASVGDFDFSRLPRNWAENIAPSGSSLMSDEIRGLIEVLRRGHLNWSSFDQTRIQAAFAMPEETNRPPLVEGSEDEAKYSREVVTTPSVQGQSSDRLVRQLVRRSSFRASGSASRSRAFDRPPLISIRDTEDEGSSLEERSPILLSPGLEDETVPRPISGVSRRRPPCPVHLVLGLFLKAMVLCLRLKAT; encoded by the exons ATGTCCTCATCGTTCAGTTTTCCTCGTCCGACGACTACGACCGATAATCTTGAGGATCTCTACAAGGTGTATGGGGTCGATCGCGCCGTCGTTCTTGATTTGACCGGTGCGACTGAGACTCCCAAAACCGTACGAGGAGGGTATTGCGGAGCCTATCGTTCTTTCTTTCACTCTTGCGGTCTTACCTTCCCGATTCCGGAGCCTGTGCTCGAGATTCTGGCAGAGCTTGGATTATTCTTTACACAAATCCTCCCGAATTTTCTTAGGCACCTTATTGCGTTATTGGTTAGGGCTAGGGAGGAAGGTCTTCCTTTTGGCCTCGGTGAGTTCCGACACCTCGTTCTGGTGAAGCGGAACAAGGAGAATCCTGGTACCTTCCTCGTGTCTCCGCGCCCGGGTCGCCACATCATCGAGGACGTCCCCTATCGTAATGAGAAGTGGCACGAGCAGTTTTTCGTTTTTAACGTGGATCGAGCGTCTGTGGGCGATTTTGATTTCTCTCGACTTCCCCGGAATTGGGCTGAGAATATCG CTCCTTCCGGAAGTTCATTGATGTCAGACGAGATTCGTGGTCTGATCGAAGTCCTTCGGAGAGGTCATTTGAACTGGTCTTCATTTGACCAGACTCGAATTCAAGCTGCTTTCGCCATGCCAGAAGAGACCAACAGGCCCCCCCTGGTTGAGGGTTCTGAGGATGAGGCGAAATACTCCCGGGAAGTCGTTACGACCCCTTCCGTTCAAGGTCAATCTTCAGATCGACTGGTTAGACAGCTCGTGAGGAGGTCGTCGTTTCGTGCTTCTGGGTCGGCATCAAGGAGCCGAGCTTTTGATAGACCTCCTTTGATCTCGATTCGGGACACCGAAGATGAAGGTTCTTCTTTAGAGGAGCGATCTCCAATCTTGTTGAGCCCTGGTTTGGAAGATGAGACCGTGCCACGACCCATAAGCGGCGTCAGTCGTCGAAGGCCGCCTTGCCCGGTCCATCTTGTCCTAGGCTTGTTCCTGAAGGCGATGGTTCTTTGTTTGCGGCTCAAGGCGACTTAA